From the Mangifera indica cultivar Alphonso chromosome 10, CATAS_Mindica_2.1, whole genome shotgun sequence genome, one window contains:
- the LOC123227317 gene encoding probable protein kinase At2g41970 gives MFCCQDAEEEQQGPPASQNTAPPKGNPHAAGGQRGEPRSSNMVKTGAPQKVLPIEVPSVPLDELNRLTSNFGSKALIGEGSYGRVFYAKLETGPAAIKKLDTGSSEESDSDFAAQLSVVSRLKHEHFLELLGYCTEANNRILVYEYATMGSLHDVLHGRKGVQGAEPGPVLSWNQRVKVAFGAAKGLEYLHERIQPPIVHRDVRSSNVLLFDDFKSKIADFNLTNQSSDTAARLHSTRVLGTFGYHAPEYAMTGQITQKSDVYSFGVVLLELLTGRKPVDHTMPKGQQSLVTWATPRLSEDKVKQCVDPKLNSDYPPKAIAKLAAVAALCVQYEADFRPNMTIVVKALQPLLNSKPAGP, from the exons ATGTTCTGCTGTCAAGATGCAGAGGAAGAGCAACAAGGCCCCCCTGCCAGCCAAAACACAGCCCCACCTAAAGGCAATCCACATGCTGCTG GTGGGCAGAGAGGAGAGCCAAGGAGTTCCAATATGGTGAAAACTGGAGCTCCTCAAAAGGTTTTGCCTATTGAAGTTCCATCTGTTCCTTTGGATGAGTTAAATAGGCTGACTAGCAACTTTGGTTCAAAGGCCTTGATTGGTGAAGGATCTTATGGCCGAGTATTCTATGCCAAGTTAGAAACTGGCCCTGCAGCAATAAAGAAGCTAGACACCGGTTCCTCGGAAGAATCGGATTCAGATTTTGCAGCACAA TTGTCAGTAGTTTCAAGGCTTAAACATGAGCATTTTTTGGAGTTGTTGGGGTATTGTACGGAGGCGAATAACCGCATTTTGGTATATGAATACGCAACAATGGGGTCTTTACATGATGTATTACATG GGAGAAAGGGTGTACAAGGTGCCGAACCTGGTCCAGTTCTAAGCTGGAACCAGAGAGTTAAAGTTGCATTTGGTGCAGCAAAAGGCCTAGAGTATTTGCACGAAAGGATTCAACCTCCCATAGTTCATCGTGATGTTAGATCAAGCAATGTCTTactttttgatgattttaagtCTAAAATCGCTGATTTTAACCTGACAAATCAGTCATCCGACACTGCAGCTCGACTGCATTCTACTAGAGTTTTAGGCACCTTTGGTTACCATGCTCCTGA GTATGCCATGACAGGACAGATAACGCAAAAAAGTGATGTTTATAGTTTCGGAGTGGTTCTCTTAGAACTATTGACTGGAAGAAAGCCAGTAGATCATACCATGCCAAAAGGACAACAAAGTCTTGTTACTTGG GCTACTCCAAGATTGAGTGAAGACAAGGTGAAGCAATGTGTTGATCCTAAGCTAAATAGTGATTACCCACCAAAGGCGATTGCCAAG CTTGCAGCAGTTGCAGCACTTTGTGTTCAATATGAAGCAGATTTTAGACCAAACATGACAATTGTTGTGAAAGCTCTTCAGCCTCTTCTTAACTCAAAACCAGCAGGACCATAG